A genome region from Penaeus monodon isolate SGIC_2016 chromosome 14, NSTDA_Pmon_1, whole genome shotgun sequence includes the following:
- the LOC119580748 gene encoding uncharacterized protein LOC119580748, with the protein MTAMWLQVAGQQDFQYSSPLLRLLSFLFVSHFETLLRQAEALGLSGDALSDYVSKQQNIYREERAKERELQKLQIEAENQKARLAHELEMTKIRANNDASITPVFGDDIVRPSLPVFHDSEDISLYLIRFERVADLLNLKKESYAVRLGSLLTGKAVYVYTSLSPEITKDYGLLKKCLLDSFAKTPDSYKVDFRSAKIKPDISMFLKENNVSTLDETARFADTWASAHGSYPKSNTGLHRDDNSPRKFLTSGTINGSWVSAILRDSGCSCVIVAEQLLPDVDLTSCVRCKANAGETENMRDGSVFKYEVMNGLIYRSCVNSRFCERVGKTSLVVPADCRKIILSLAHESPLAGHFSHRKTEIKVREQFYWPGMGADIKDYCRSCEKCQRMSSKGRIKPAPLQPIPIVTEPFSRVAIDIVGPLTPASSQGHKYILTLIDFATRFPDAIPLKDIDSVSVAEALLMIFSRVGIPREILSDRGTQFTSKLMGELHKLLGIKPLFTTPYHPSCNGRIERFHSTLKACLRKLCVEKPKEWHRYLIPTLFALREIPSDRTAFSPFELLYGRTVWGPLSVLRDLWKNSSVNEDQRSTYQYIIELKDKLADCAKIAARNADISSSRYRSYFDLKSQKRHFKKGDEVLVLLPDHANKLLMSWRAPFPVLEQKNKINYLIDENGTHKLYHVNLLKKYYRRSTISRTHALDEVTDVVNNVLEPFQTVHMCLVEDDSGGMDELPLTTDDIFSDIPGCTSLIKHNIELTSTEIIRAKRYPIPVHLHSHFREEVYKSYEQGIIRLSSSPYCSPVVMVKKDDGTYRMAIDFRAINSITVFHAEPSCTMEEELFKFAGARYFSEIDLTKAYYQIPLSESAMPLTSFPTHRGLMEFTRLPFGLVTAGATYIRLMRLVLSGLSNIAFYFDNIFIYVEYLGFIVNGQSLRPQYNKIEALLKVPLPKTKKALRKFLGMISFYRLFIPNVSNLTSPLSDMLRRNVREPFVWSNENENKFEQLKQYMTTKPILKLPDINIPFALRTDASNYGVGAVLLQYVDDDPYPVAYASRKLLERERRYSTVERECLAIVFGVTRFQYYLTGKEFILEVDHKPLIYINSAKSSNNRVVRWSLCLQSYRFRIVYIAGTYFCQGPERRGAFISPVSYPVLSRVWPKRSQRKQGKWN; encoded by the exons ATGACAGCGATGTGGCTGCAGGTCGCTGGTCAGCAGGATTTCCAGTATTCTAGTCCGTTGCTCAGGTTGCTGAGTTTCCTGTTCGTGAGTC attttgagacactgTTGAGGCAGGCAGAGGCCCTAGGACtctcaggtgatgctctgtccgATTATGTGAGTAAAcagcaaaatatctacagggaagAGAGAGCTAAAGAGCGTGAGTTACAAAAATTACAGATAGAAGCTGAAAACCAGAAAGCACGACTCGCTCACgaacttgaaatgacgaaaatccgtGCCAATAATGATGCCTCCATTACCCCAGTGTTCGGTGACGATATTGTGAGACCTAGCTTGCCTGTGTTTCATGATAGTGAAGACATTTCTTTGTATTTAATAAGGTTTGAAAGAGTGGCTGATCTTTTGAATTTAAAGAAGGAAAGTTATGCCGTGAGGTTAGGCAGCCTTTTGACAGGGAAAGCAGTATATGTTTATACAAGTTTATCACCTGAGATAACTAAAGATTATGGGCTAttaaaaaaatgtcttcttgataGTTTTGCTAAAACTCCAGATAGTTACAAAGTGGACTTTCGCTCTGCTAAAATTAAACCTG atattAGTATGTTTCTGAAAGAGAACAATGTCTCTACTCTTGATGAAACTGCGAGGTTTGCAGACACTTGGGCTTCCGCTCATGGATCTTACCCGAAATCGAACACCGGTCTacacagag ATGACAACTCGCCTCGTAAATTCTTAACTTctggcaccatcaatggttcttgggTCTCAGCTATcctccgagattccggctgttcttgtgTTATTGTTGCTGAACAATTACTTCCGgatgttgacctgacatcat GTGTCAGGTGTAAAGCTAATGCTGGGGAAACGGAAAACATGCGCGATGGCTCTGTATTCAAGTATGAGGTAATGAATGGTTTGATCTACCGCTCCTGTGTGAATTCTAGATTCTGTGAGAGGGTTGGTAAAACCTCTTTGGTTGTACCTGCTGACTGCCGGAAGATAATTCTCAGTCTGGCACATGAAAGTCCACTTGCAGGGCATTTCTCGCACCGTAAGACAGAAATTAAAGTAAGGGAACAATTCTATTGGCCTGGAATGGGTGCTGACATCAAAGACTACTGCAGATCTTGTGAGAAGTGCCAGAGAATGTCCAGTAAGGGCAGGATAAAGCCAGCCCCATTGCAGCCAATACCTATTGTGACTGAACCTTTTTCTCGTGTCGCGATCGATATTGTCGGACCATTAACTCCTGCATCTTCCCAGGGTCATAAATACATCTTAACATTAATAGATTTTGCCACCAGGTTCCCTGATGCTATCCCGTTAAAAGACATTGATTCGGTGTCTGTAGCCGAAGCTTTACTAATGATTTTCTCTCGAGTAGGCATTCCTAGGGAGATACTCTCAGACAGAGGTACGCAATTTACTTCCAAATTAATGGGTGAACTCCACAAGTTACTCggtataaaacccctttttacaacTCCTTACCACCCGAGTTGTAACGGTAGGATAGAAAGATTCCACAGTACACTGAAGGCTTGCTTGAGAAAGTTGTGTGTAGAAAAACCAAAGGAGTGGCATCGGTATCTCATACCTACTCTTTTCGCATTGAGGGAAATTCCGAGCGACCGGACGGCATTTTCTCCTTTCGAACTGCTTTATGGTCGTACTGTGTGGGGTCCACTGTCAGTCCTGAGAGATTTATGGAAAAATTCTAGTGTAAATGAGGACCAGCGTTCTACgtatcagtatattatagaaTTGAAAGATAAATTAGCTGACTGCGCCAAAATTGCTGCCCGAAATGCCGACATCAGTTCATCCAGATATCGGTCATACTTCGATCTAAAGTCACAGAAGAGACATTTTAAGAAAGGTGATGAGGTCTTAGTTTTACTTCCTGATCATGCAAACAAGTTACTGATGTCCTGGAGGGCTCCATTCCCCGTTcttgaacaaaagaacaaaataaattaCTTAATTGATGAGAATGGCACTCACAAGCTCTATCATGTGAACTTGCTTAAGAAATATTACCGCAGAAGCACTATAAGTAGAACACATGCATTAGATGAAGTAACGGATGTTGTAAATAATGTTCTTGAACCTTTCCAGACAGTCCATATGTGCTTAGTGGAAGATGATTCGGGTGGAATGGATGAACTGCCCCTAACTACAGATG ATATATTTTCTGATATACCAGGGTGCACTTCATTGATTAAACATAATATTGAATTAACTTCCACTGAGATTATAAGAGCTAAAAGATACCCGATCCCCGTCCATCTCCACTCTCACTTCAGAGAGGAAGTATATAAATCATATGAACAAGGCATTATAAGACTGTCCTCTTCACCCTACTGTTCCCCAGTAGTAATGGTTAAGAAAGATGATGGTACATACCGCATGGCTATTGATTTTCGTGCAATTAATTCGATCACTGTATTTCACGCTGAACCATCCTGTACTATGGAGGAAGAATTGTTTAAGTTTGCAGGAGCACGATACTTCTCAGAAATAGATTTGACGAAAGCATATTATCAGATTCCACTTTCAGAAAGTGCTATGCCTTTAACATCTTTTCCTACCCACAGAGGCCTGATGGAATTCACGAGACTCCCCTTTGGTTTAGTGACCGCAGGTGCCACATATATCCGACTCATGAGATTAGTATTATCTGGACTGAGTAACATTGCCTTTTATTTTGACAACATTTTCATATATG TTGAATATTTGGGATTTATTGTTAATGGCCAGAGTTTAAGACCTCAGTACAATAAGATTGAGGCATTGCTTAAAGTACCCTTACCTAAGACTAAGAAGGCTTTGAGGAAATTTCTCGGGATGATTTCATTTTATAGACTGTTCATACCTAATGTTTCAAACCTCACAAGTCCCCTATCAGATATGCTCAGAAGGAATGTTCGAGAACCTTTCGTTTGGAGtaatgagaatgaaaacaaaTTTGAGCAGCTTAAGCAGTATATGACCACTAAACCCATTCTGAAATTGCCAGATATTAATATTCCCTTTGCCCTCAGGACTGATGCGTCTAACTATGGTGTTGGTGCGGTGTTACTGCAGTATGTTGATGATGATCCTTACCCCGTGGCATACGCAAGCAGGAAGTTACTAGAGCGGGAGAGACGCTATTCAACTGTGGAAAGAGAATGTCTAGCCATTGTGTTTGGCGTTACGAGATTCCAGTACTATCTTACAGGGAAAGAGTTCATATTAGAAGTAGATCATAAACCGTTAATTTATATAAACAGTGCCAAGTCTAGCAACAACAGAGTTGTTCGTTGGTCTTTGTGCCTACAGTCCTATAGATTTCGTATAGTTTACATTGCGG GGACCTACTTCTGTCAAGGGCCGGAAAGGAGAGGCGCCTTCATTTCCCCCGTTTCATATCCTGTCCTGTCTAGAGTGTGGCCGAAAAGGAGTCAACGAAAGCAGGGGAAGTGGAACTAG